From Virgibacillus ihumii, the proteins below share one genomic window:
- the recX gene encoding recombination regulator RecX: MVKITRITTQQKRKDRYNIFLDDGNGEKYGFSVDESVLIENRLRKNLVLDDSMVTTLVHQDTLHKSYTLAINFLSYRMRTKKEIYDYLVKKEVDAEHIKQIMDKLINEKLVDDRQFAEAFVRTRIETTSKGPQLVKKELLEKGVEPKFAGEAINLYTYAIQYERAEKWVAKKLNGSSKNKSFKQKVQQLQGTLMQKGFTQDVIQDVLTDVNEMKDDDAEWGALVSQGEKLLRKHRKKTSGYELRNKIKEGLYRKGFTIDQINQFLDEYEYYIDNEDIEL; encoded by the coding sequence ATGGTAAAAATTACCCGAATCACCACGCAACAAAAACGTAAAGATCGTTATAATATTTTTTTGGACGATGGAAATGGTGAAAAATATGGATTCAGTGTGGATGAGTCGGTTTTAATCGAGAACCGTCTGCGGAAAAATCTTGTATTGGATGATTCAATGGTTACCACTCTCGTCCATCAAGATACATTACATAAATCATATACCCTTGCTATTAATTTTTTAAGCTATCGGATGCGGACTAAAAAAGAAATCTATGATTATTTGGTAAAAAAAGAAGTTGATGCTGAGCATATTAAGCAAATAATGGACAAGCTGATTAACGAAAAGCTGGTTGATGACAGGCAGTTTGCTGAGGCGTTCGTCCGGACCCGGATTGAGACGACAAGCAAAGGTCCGCAGCTGGTTAAAAAAGAACTACTGGAAAAAGGCGTCGAACCGAAATTTGCCGGCGAAGCAATTAATCTGTACACGTACGCCATCCAATATGAACGAGCGGAAAAATGGGTTGCGAAAAAACTTAATGGCAGCAGCAAAAATAAGTCGTTCAAACAGAAAGTGCAGCAATTACAGGGAACTTTAATGCAAAAAGGATTTACACAGGATGTTATTCAGGACGTCCTAACTGATGTGAATGAAATGAAGGATGATGATGCTGAGTGGGGTGCACTGGTGAGCCAGGGTGAGAAACTTTTGCGCAAGCACCGGAAAAAAACATCCGGTTATGAACTCCGCAATAAAATAAAAGAAGGGCTTTATCGGAAAGGATTTACCATCGATCAAATCAATCAATTTCTAGATGAGTATGAGTATTATATTGACAATGAAGATATAGAATTGTAG
- a CDS encoding CBO0543 family protein translates to MDVQSVFEKNSMLFRFAYEEKFQIWLDHILFTWRWWLGIAIILACLWICYYLSRNESGNRLLFVGFFTALVAAGLDLIGVFFGLWEYRYEVFPSIDTYLPWDLLVVPTLVMVLIRFKPQVNPLVKALVLGAVTSFIGLPFLNWLGLYELLNWNYIYSFPIQVVIYLLADAVSRVEKFAPLRG, encoded by the coding sequence TTGGATGTACAATCAGTTTTCGAGAAAAATTCGATGCTTTTCAGATTTGCTTATGAGGAAAAATTTCAGATATGGCTTGATCATATTTTGTTTACTTGGAGATGGTGGCTGGGTATTGCAATTATTCTTGCGTGTTTATGGATATGTTACTACCTGAGCAGGAATGAGAGTGGAAATCGTTTGCTGTTCGTTGGCTTTTTTACGGCACTCGTTGCAGCAGGTCTCGATTTAATAGGGGTATTTTTTGGTCTATGGGAATACAGATATGAAGTATTTCCTTCCATTGACACCTATCTTCCCTGGGATTTACTGGTTGTACCGACTCTTGTAATGGTATTAATACGGTTTAAACCACAAGTTAATCCTCTCGTAAAAGCATTGGTGTTGGGTGCGGTTACATCTTTTATCGGACTTCCGTTTTTGAATTGGCTGGGACTTTATGAGCTGCTGAATTGGAATTATATTTATTCTTTTCCTATTCAGGTCGTTATTTATTTGCTTGCAGATGCTGTAAGCAGAGTGGAAAAATTCGCTCCGCTAAGAGGATAA
- a CDS encoding choice-of-anchor J domain-containing protein translates to MKNWRMLLAAALLAIPVSFAGIGTNSAEAASEGKPDPVDIGKELRGQNVKEADFDKSTIPFSTFSEVQSEPYEPVPGTEKLWVALDQTENQYYLKPFTLKAVGEHAEIWVANDRKFPQENRNDSIQITQEQIDYMLSEVDNNIYPTDTEFFGTPDSHSGENALLESSLGENYYVSQDNSDRSIILIDNIKDENFYNPDFPSYVAGFFSPVLETYTDRNIITVDSYDWANRVGDDAANPNLYEGTVAHEYQHLIHADNDADEETWINEGMSDFAEYLVGYGHPEGHIQSFAEKPENSLVAWEDQGPREILADYGNAYLFQLYLNDHFGGKSFIQDLAKNKKPGIKGVNDSLQTFGYDKTFDDIYRDYQTALVLDEERKFDGKYGFESIDFTVNTGTEQAYASAGAPAWGTDFIEMPKKDDAELLFDGIDFLPLQWKSVSDPNDSANNILWGGTGSLTDNFMIKEFDLSGTQNPKLTFDTMYNIESTWDYGFVQVSTDGGETWTSLANGNTTEEVNPSAHPKIKSNVPGFTGTSDGWTSQTFDLSKYEGQKVLVAFRYVTDWASQQDGWYVDNISIDAVNYSNDGSSTDDFQSLDEVQKNYVDYLISIIEIEEDDGETEYDVEEIDPLNFTDKDMIRLKEEIESDDDERVIMTVTYGAPDDGLNSVDYSYELREEDDDRDDDDDRDDDGWDDDDRDDDRWDDDDRDDDRWDDDDRDDDRRDDDDRDDDDDDEDDDDED, encoded by the coding sequence ATGAAGAATTGGCGTATGCTGCTTGCTGCTGCTTTACTGGCCATTCCGGTCAGTTTCGCTGGAATTGGCACAAATTCAGCCGAAGCAGCAAGTGAAGGAAAGCCTGATCCGGTTGATATCGGAAAGGAACTGAGGGGGCAGAATGTGAAGGAAGCAGATTTTGACAAATCCACCATTCCATTCAGTACCTTCAGCGAAGTGCAATCTGAACCTTATGAGCCTGTACCTGGGACTGAGAAATTATGGGTTGCACTTGATCAGACAGAGAACCAATATTACCTGAAGCCTTTTACACTGAAGGCAGTTGGGGAACATGCGGAAATCTGGGTGGCAAATGATCGCAAATTCCCACAGGAAAACCGGAACGATTCTATTCAAATTACCCAGGAGCAAATTGATTACATGCTTTCTGAGGTAGACAACAACATTTATCCGACTGATACGGAATTTTTCGGTACTCCCGACTCCCACAGCGGTGAAAACGCATTGCTGGAGAGCAGTTTGGGTGAAAATTATTACGTCAGTCAGGATAACAGCGACCGCAGCATTATTCTAATTGATAACATCAAAGATGAAAACTTCTATAATCCTGATTTCCCAAGTTATGTGGCAGGATTCTTCTCTCCAGTACTTGAAACATACACAGATCGCAACATTATCACAGTTGATTCATATGATTGGGCTAATCGTGTCGGGGATGACGCTGCCAATCCTAATTTGTATGAAGGTACCGTGGCACATGAATACCAGCATTTGATTCATGCAGACAATGATGCGGATGAAGAAACATGGATCAACGAAGGTATGTCAGACTTTGCCGAATACCTTGTTGGTTACGGACATCCGGAAGGCCATATTCAGTCGTTTGCTGAAAAGCCGGAAAACTCGCTTGTTGCCTGGGAAGATCAGGGACCACGCGAAATCCTGGCCGACTACGGTAATGCATACTTATTTCAGTTATACTTAAACGATCACTTTGGCGGCAAATCATTTATACAGGATCTGGCCAAAAATAAAAAGCCTGGCATTAAAGGGGTAAATGATTCGCTGCAAACATTCGGCTATGATAAAACATTTGATGATATTTACCGTGATTATCAAACCGCACTCGTCCTGGACGAAGAACGTAAATTCGATGGTAAATACGGCTTTGAAAGCATTGACTTTACCGTTAACACGGGTACAGAACAAGCTTACGCATCTGCTGGGGCACCTGCCTGGGGAACGGATTTCATTGAAATGCCGAAGAAAGATGATGCGGAACTGTTATTTGATGGAATAGACTTTTTGCCATTGCAATGGAAGTCCGTATCTGATCCGAATGATTCCGCAAATAACATACTATGGGGCGGAACCGGTTCGCTTACTGATAACTTCATGATCAAAGAATTCGACTTGTCGGGCACACAAAATCCGAAACTTACTTTTGACACGATGTACAACATCGAATCAACCTGGGACTACGGATTTGTACAAGTTTCCACTGATGGCGGTGAAACATGGACATCACTTGCAAACGGAAATACGACGGAAGAAGTCAATCCGAGCGCCCATCCAAAAATCAAATCGAATGTTCCCGGTTTTACTGGCACATCTGACGGATGGACATCACAAACGTTTGACCTCAGCAAATATGAAGGGCAAAAAGTATTGGTTGCCTTCCGATATGTAACTGACTGGGCTTCACAACAGGATGGCTGGTACGTCGACAACATCAGCATTGATGCAGTCAACTACAGCAACGACGGCAGCAGCACCGATGATTTCCAAAGTCTTGATGAAGTGCAGAAAAACTATGTTGACTACCTCATCTCCATTATTGAAATTGAGGAAGATGATGGTGAAACGGAATACGATGTGGAAGAAATCGATCCGCTCAACTTCACAGATAAAGATATGATTAGACTTAAAGAAGAAATCGAAAGTGATGATGATGAAAGAGTCATCATGACGGTAACATACGGCGCACCAGATGACGGATTGAACAGTGTTGATTACAGTTACGAGCTTCGTGAAGAAGATGATGATCGCGATGATGACGATGACCGCGACGATGATGGATGGGATGATGACGACCGCGATGATGACAGATGGGATGACGATGATCGCGACGATGACAGATGGGACGATGATGACCGCGATGACGACAGACGAGACGATGACGATCGCGACGACGATGATGATGATGAAGATGACGATGATGAGGACTGA
- a CDS encoding SDR family NAD(P)-dependent oxidoreductase — MPTVAITGAGSGLGRALALKYAKNGYKIFLLGRTDTKLQIVQKEIMNDGGVAEVILCDVQEPASVSIAFQQIGELDIFINNAGVGIFGPVENYTVNDIQHTLNTNIKGAILTVQSALPLIRASNGRILTIISTAGLRGKVNESIYCASKFAVKGFTESLQKEWADDSISITAVYMGGMNTPFWDNSTHVQDASGLKGPEPVADQIYDEDDGRKEIIIDR; from the coding sequence ATGCCGACAGTAGCAATTACTGGCGCGGGCAGCGGCCTCGGGCGTGCACTTGCCCTAAAATATGCCAAAAATGGCTATAAAATTTTTTTGCTTGGAAGAACAGATACGAAGTTGCAAATCGTTCAAAAGGAAATTATGAATGACGGAGGCGTTGCAGAAGTAATTCTTTGCGATGTACAGGAACCAGCCTCAGTCAGTATCGCGTTTCAGCAAATAGGCGAACTCGATATATTTATTAATAATGCTGGGGTTGGTATTTTTGGACCCGTGGAAAATTACACAGTAAATGATATTCAACATACATTAAATACCAATATAAAAGGAGCCATTTTAACCGTACAATCTGCCCTGCCATTGATCAGAGCCAGTAATGGACGAATACTTACGATTATTTCCACAGCCGGACTGCGCGGCAAAGTAAACGAATCGATTTATTGTGCAAGCAAATTTGCTGTAAAAGGGTTTACTGAAAGTCTGCAGAAGGAATGGGCAGATGATTCGATTTCAATTACAGCGGTTTACATGGGTGGTATGAATACACCATTCTGGGATAATTCCACACATGTACAGGATGCATCCGGGTTAAAAGGCCCCGAACCTGTTGCCGATCAAATTTATGATGAAGATGATGGTCGAAAAGAGATTATAATTGATAGATGA
- a CDS encoding YfhH family protein — protein MDYRYSDYSLEQLREEIGKFKEKALKAEQVGNVSEVAIYERKMQVAMAYMLNPDDFQASDIHEMKGDPGHRFKINYINGVFAWGHRINLLDETYAKEEAIPISLLGDKVEK, from the coding sequence ATGGATTACCGATACAGCGACTATTCATTGGAGCAATTGCGGGAAGAAATTGGCAAATTCAAAGAAAAGGCACTGAAGGCTGAACAAGTGGGCAATGTAAGTGAAGTAGCCATTTATGAGCGAAAGATGCAAGTTGCCATGGCATATATGCTGAACCCGGATGACTTTCAGGCGTCAGATATCCATGAAATGAAAGGCGATCCCGGACACCGGTTCAAAATAAACTATATAAATGGCGTTTTTGCATGGGGACACAGGATCAACCTTCTGGACGAAACGTATGCAAAAGAAGAAGCCATTCCGATTTCACTGCTCGGTGACAAGGTAGAAAAGTAA
- a CDS encoding metal-dependent hydrolase — protein MDTGTHIVMGIALGGLATLDPAVQNDPVMFNAVLAGTIVGSHAPDFDTILKLKNNAVYIRHHRGETHSIPAVIMWGALIAGIIHMFVPQVDFLHLWAWTFLAVILHVLVDIPNAYGTQAYRPFTNKWIAKGFINTFDPYIFFLHVAGIFAWLLGANPGYTFLIIYTVIILYYIKRYIDKREIVRKIMDYFPDTVEIATSPTVKQNEWRVAITTMDKFYVGTVKDRHIEIVDEFEKIPLPENELMEMAQDDKNVSAFLSFSPVYRWEINDFDDFTEIRFIDLRYRSNQYYPFVAVVQIDDNMRKMNSYTGWIFSEHKLQRKLDVGDNPV, from the coding sequence ATGGACACTGGTACCCATATTGTTATGGGAATTGCATTGGGCGGATTGGCGACGCTGGATCCTGCCGTCCAGAATGATCCTGTCATGTTTAACGCGGTGCTTGCAGGAACCATCGTCGGATCCCATGCACCCGATTTTGATACAATTTTAAAGCTGAAAAATAATGCAGTATATATCCGGCATCACCGTGGTGAAACCCATTCCATCCCTGCTGTTATCATGTGGGGGGCATTGATTGCCGGCATTATCCATATGTTTGTGCCGCAAGTGGACTTCCTGCATTTGTGGGCCTGGACATTTCTTGCGGTTATCCTCCATGTTCTTGTCGATATCCCAAATGCATATGGAACCCAGGCTTACAGGCCCTTTACAAATAAATGGATAGCAAAGGGATTTATTAACACTTTTGACCCGTATATTTTCTTTTTACATGTAGCAGGTATATTCGCCTGGCTGCTTGGAGCCAATCCGGGCTACACATTTTTGATCATTTATACCGTCATTATTTTGTACTACATTAAGCGATATATCGATAAACGGGAAATTGTCCGTAAAATTATGGATTATTTCCCGGACACTGTCGAGATTGCAACATCACCGACCGTTAAGCAAAATGAGTGGCGGGTTGCCATCACAACAATGGATAAATTTTATGTCGGTACAGTAAAAGACAGACACATTGAAATCGTTGATGAATTTGAAAAGATTCCATTACCGGAAAATGAACTAATGGAAATGGCGCAAGACGATAAAAACGTTTCGGCATTTCTGTCGTTCTCACCAGTATACAGATGGGAAATCAATGACTTTGATGATTTCACTGAAATCCGCTTTATTGATTTACGGTACAGGTCAAATCAGTATTACCCATTTGTTGCTGTTGTTCAGATTGATGACAACATGCGAAAAATGAATTCATATACCGGATGGATTTTTTCCGAACACAAACTTCAGCGCAAACTGGACGTAGGCGACAATCCGGTTTAA
- the mutY gene encoding A/G-specific adenine glycosylase: MNDKALQNIDIPSFQHDLISWYQSNKRDLPWRNDQDPYKIWVSEIMLQQTKVDTVIPYFNRFIEKYPTPSHLANADQQDVLKTWEGLGYYSRARNLQNAVREVVEEYNGEVPANEKELGALKGVGPYTKGAILSIAFQQPVPAVDGNVMRVLSRVLKIEDNIALPKVKKQFEKYVHELISAEDPSSFNQGIMELGALICTPKSPMCMFCPIQEHCQAYAEGIEEDLPVKSKAKKQKKIPYIVLLIQNEQNQYVIEKRPDRGLLANLYQFPMVPATEIGMDHIENWMEMEYGITIKLNEKKGELKHVFSHIIWQLEIFGAVTGNVVPSDERIQFVGKNHLADFPFPVSHQKMMKYIRE; encoded by the coding sequence ATGAACGATAAAGCATTGCAAAATATTGATATTCCGTCATTCCAGCACGATTTAATCAGTTGGTATCAATCGAATAAACGGGATTTGCCATGGCGTAACGACCAGGATCCCTATAAAATATGGGTTTCTGAGATTATGCTTCAACAAACGAAAGTTGATACCGTTATCCCATATTTTAATCGATTTATTGAGAAATATCCCACGCCTTCTCATCTGGCAAACGCCGATCAGCAGGATGTACTGAAAACGTGGGAAGGTCTGGGTTACTATTCCCGTGCCAGAAACCTGCAAAACGCAGTACGTGAAGTCGTGGAAGAATATAATGGTGAGGTTCCGGCCAATGAAAAGGAACTTGGTGCATTAAAAGGTGTTGGACCTTATACGAAAGGGGCAATTCTGTCCATTGCGTTCCAGCAGCCTGTACCGGCGGTTGACGGCAATGTCATGCGTGTGTTGTCTCGTGTTTTGAAAATCGAAGACAATATCGCGCTGCCCAAAGTTAAAAAACAATTTGAAAAATATGTGCACGAACTGATATCTGCCGAAGATCCATCTTCCTTTAATCAGGGAATTATGGAATTGGGCGCATTGATCTGTACACCAAAATCACCGATGTGTATGTTTTGTCCCATCCAGGAGCATTGTCAGGCATACGCGGAAGGAATAGAAGAAGATTTGCCTGTAAAATCAAAAGCAAAAAAGCAGAAAAAAATCCCATATATTGTGCTTCTGATTCAAAATGAGCAGAATCAATATGTTATTGAAAAGCGTCCGGACAGGGGGTTACTCGCCAATCTTTATCAATTCCCGATGGTGCCGGCCACAGAAATAGGCATGGACCATATTGAAAATTGGATGGAGATGGAATACGGGATAACAATCAAGCTGAACGAAAAAAAGGGAGAACTTAAGCATGTGTTTTCTCATATTATTTGGCAGCTTGAAATTTTCGGGGCAGTCACGGGCAACGTTGTTCCCAGCGATGAACGTATCCAGTTTGTTGGGAAAAACCACCTGGCTGATTTCCCATTCCCTGTTTCACATCAGAAAATGATGAAATACATACGCGAATAA
- a CDS encoding gamma-type small acid-soluble spore protein: MAKQPKKSAAGTNVQQVKKQNQKAAQGQGQYGTEFASEQTNAQQVKKQNQKSQQKKK, translated from the coding sequence ATGGCTAAACAACCTAAAAAGTCAGCTGCTGGTACAAACGTTCAGCAAGTAAAAAAACAAAACCAAAAGGCAGCCCAAGGGCAAGGTCAGTACGGTACTGAATTTGCATCTGAACAAACAAATGCACAACAAGTTAAAAAACAGAATCAAAAATCTCAGCAAAAGAAAAAGTAA
- the ntdP gene encoding nucleoside tri-diphosphate phosphatase: MVSPQAGSIMQIQSYKHNGQLHRVWENSLVLKGTEMIVIGANDKTPVKESDGRTWTTREPAISYFHSKYWFNIIGMLRTDGIYYYCNISSPFIFDHEALKYIDYDLDVKVYPDMTWDLLDEDEYEEHRAVMNYPSVLDGILWKNVRILLHWIRQGKGPFAADFIDKWYERYLTYR; this comes from the coding sequence ATGGTTAGTCCGCAAGCAGGCTCAATCATGCAGATACAAAGTTATAAGCATAATGGGCAATTACATCGGGTGTGGGAAAACAGCCTTGTATTGAAGGGCACGGAAATGATCGTAATTGGTGCAAACGATAAAACACCGGTTAAGGAAAGCGATGGCAGAACCTGGACAACACGTGAGCCGGCCATAAGTTATTTTCACTCCAAGTATTGGTTTAATATAATCGGAATGCTCCGAACCGATGGAATTTATTATTACTGTAATATAAGCTCACCATTTATTTTTGATCATGAAGCACTGAAGTACATAGACTACGATTTGGATGTAAAGGTCTATCCTGATATGACTTGGGATTTACTTGATGAAGATGAGTATGAAGAGCATCGAGCAGTCATGAACTACCCATCAGTATTGGATGGGATTTTATGGAAAAATGTCCGTATATTACTTCACTGGATCAGGCAGGGGAAGGGTCCGTTTGCAGCTGATTTTATTGATAAATGGTACGAGCGGTATTTAACGTACCGGTAA
- a CDS encoding ABC transporter ATP-binding protein has translation MSSIKQYLSFVKPYKWKIFWTVLIGIVKFSIPLLMPLILKYVIDEIINAENMSDAAKLNELFWLMGGAFVIFLVLRPPIEYFRQYLAQWVGNTILYDIRDKLFDHIQKLSLGFYSQTKTGEIISRVIHDVEQTKTFVLTGLMNIWLDMITILIAIVIMLTMDPWLTLVAIILFPFYGFSVKFFYGRLRHLTRERSQSLAEVQGHLHERVQGIPVTRSFALEEYEQSQFDVRNENFLQKALNHTNWNAKTFAVMNTITDLAPLLVIAFAGYLVISGDLTMGTMVAFVGYMERVYSPLRRLISSSTVLTQSVASIDRVFELMNEKYDIVDKEDATKLGRVNGQIDIENVSFQYEEAEPSVLQNVSLNVKEGETIAFVGMSGGGKSTLISLIPRFYDVMEGSIKVDGMDIRDVEARSLRDNIGMVLQDNTLFSESISMNIRMGNPDATDEEVVAAAKAANADTFINDLQHGYDTLVGERGVKLSGGQKQRIAIARVFLKNPPILIFDEATSALDLESEHTIQEAMEKLASDRTTFIVAHRLATITHADRIVVIENGEIQEIGSHKELMAQKGSYYDLYQVQNLDNPEQMEL, from the coding sequence ATGAGCAGTATTAAGCAATATTTATCTTTTGTAAAACCATATAAATGGAAAATTTTCTGGACGGTTCTGATAGGGATTGTTAAATTTTCTATACCTTTGCTAATGCCGCTGATCCTGAAATATGTAATTGATGAAATTATCAATGCGGAAAATATGTCGGATGCCGCAAAATTAAATGAATTGTTCTGGCTGATGGGCGGAGCGTTCGTAATATTCCTTGTTTTGCGGCCGCCGATAGAATATTTTCGACAATACCTGGCGCAGTGGGTAGGGAACACTATCCTTTATGATATAAGGGATAAGCTGTTTGATCACATCCAAAAATTGAGTCTGGGATTTTATTCTCAGACAAAAACCGGGGAAATTATTTCCCGGGTAATACATGATGTCGAACAAACAAAGACTTTTGTCTTAACCGGATTAATGAACATCTGGCTGGATATGATTACGATTTTAATCGCAATCGTTATTATGCTGACAATGGATCCGTGGCTGACATTGGTGGCCATTATTTTGTTCCCGTTCTATGGGTTTTCCGTCAAGTTTTTCTATGGAAGGCTGCGGCACCTGACCAGGGAACGTTCCCAGTCATTGGCTGAAGTGCAGGGTCACTTGCATGAACGGGTGCAGGGCATCCCGGTCACCAGAAGTTTTGCACTGGAAGAATACGAACAGTCGCAATTTGACGTTCGTAACGAAAACTTCCTGCAGAAAGCGCTGAATCATACAAATTGGAATGCCAAGACATTCGCGGTCATGAACACTATTACAGACCTTGCCCCATTACTGGTTATCGCTTTTGCAGGTTATCTTGTTATAAGCGGGGATCTGACAATGGGTACGATGGTTGCGTTTGTCGGCTACATGGAACGCGTGTACAGTCCGTTACGCCGCCTGATCAGCTCGTCTACGGTGCTGACACAGTCGGTAGCATCGATCGACAGAGTTTTTGAACTTATGAATGAGAAATATGACATTGTCGATAAAGAAGATGCAACGAAACTTGGACGTGTTAACGGGCAAATTGATATTGAAAATGTGTCCTTCCAGTACGAAGAAGCGGAACCGTCAGTATTACAAAATGTCAGTCTGAACGTAAAAGAAGGTGAAACGATCGCCTTTGTTGGTATGAGCGGTGGAGGCAAGTCGACACTGATCAGTCTAATACCAAGGTTTTATGATGTAATGGAAGGTTCCATCAAGGTAGATGGCATGGACATCCGTGACGTAGAGGCCCGTTCCTTGCGTGATAACATTGGCATGGTTTTGCAGGACAATACATTATTCAGTGAATCCATCTCCATGAACATCCGTATGGGAAACCCTGACGCGACTGATGAGGAAGTGGTTGCAGCTGCTAAAGCGGCAAATGCAGATACCTTTATTAACGATCTGCAGCATGGCTATGACACACTGGTTGGTGAACGTGGTGTCAAACTTTCCGGCGGTCAGAAGCAGCGGATAGCCATCGCCCGTGTATTTTTGAAAAATCCGCCAATCCTGATTTTTGATGAAGCAACATCAGCACTTGATCTGGAGAGTGAGCACACCATTCAGGAAGCAATGGAAAAACTGGCATCAGACCGGACGACATTTATCGTTGCACACCGGCTGGCAACCATAACACATGCCGACCGCATAGTGGTGATAGAAAACGGTGAGATTCAGGAAATCGGCTCACATAAAGAATTGATGGCGCAAAAAGGAAGCTACTATGATTTGTACCAGGTTCAGAATTTGGACAACCCGGAACAGATGGAATTATAG
- a CDS encoding glutamate-1-semialdehyde 2,1-aminomutase, with protein MDFSKSKELHTEALEHIVGGVNSPSRAYKGVGGGTPVYMEHAKGAYFWDVDGNKYIDYLGAYGPIITGHAHPHITEAISYAAKNGVLYGTPTRLENKFAKILKQAIPSLEKVRFTNSGTEAVMTTVRVARAFTGRNKLIKFSGSYHGHFDSVLVEAGSGPATLGTPDSAGIPESVAADVITVPFNDLESFKAAMERWGDQIAAVLVEPIVGNFGIVEPEEGFLQAVNDITHDADGLVIYDEVITAFRFTYGSAQQVYGIEPDMTAMGKIIGGGLPIGAYGGRKDIMEQVAPLGPAYQAGTMAGNPASMAAGIACLEVLQADGVYEKLDALGKRLEEGIIHQASEIGIPISVNRLCGALTVYFGDGKISNYEQAEESDGEAFAEFFRLMLEQGINLAPSKFEAWFLTTEHTETDIDQTIKAAGEAFRIMAGK; from the coding sequence ATGGACTTTTCAAAATCAAAGGAATTACATACCGAAGCATTGGAGCACATTGTCGGCGGAGTGAATTCTCCTTCACGGGCATACAAAGGTGTTGGCGGCGGCACACCTGTTTATATGGAGCATGCCAAAGGGGCGTACTTCTGGGATGTGGACGGCAATAAATATATTGATTACCTCGGGGCATATGGTCCGATTATAACCGGCCATGCTCATCCGCACATCACAGAAGCCATATCATATGCTGCGAAAAATGGTGTTTTGTATGGGACACCCACCCGGCTCGAAAACAAATTTGCCAAAATACTTAAACAAGCCATTCCTTCACTGGAAAAAGTCCGCTTCACCAATTCAGGAACGGAGGCGGTTATGACGACTGTCCGTGTTGCACGTGCATTCACAGGACGGAACAAACTGATCAAATTTTCCGGCAGCTATCATGGCCATTTTGATTCTGTATTGGTTGAAGCTGGTTCAGGTCCGGCAACACTCGGCACGCCGGATTCAGCAGGGATTCCGGAATCGGTAGCGGCAGATGTCATCACGGTTCCGTTTAATGACCTTGAAAGTTTTAAAGCTGCGATGGAACGCTGGGGTGACCAGATTGCAGCGGTATTAGTCGAGCCGATCGTAGGTAATTTTGGTATCGTTGAACCTGAAGAAGGATTTTTACAGGCTGTAAACGATATCACCCATGATGCAGATGGACTCGTTATTTACGATGAAGTCATCACGGCATTCCGCTTTACTTATGGAAGTGCTCAACAAGTGTATGGAATTGAGCCGGACATGACTGCAATGGGAAAAATCATTGGTGGCGGGCTGCCAATTGGGGCTTATGGCGGCCGTAAAGATATTATGGAACAGGTGGCTCCGCTCGGACCGGCATATCAGGCTGGCACTATGGCAGGTAATCCTGCATCGATGGCAGCAGGAATTGCTTGTCTTGAGGTTTTGCAGGCTGATGGTGTTTATGAAAAACTTGATGCACTTGGCAAGCGATTGGAAGAGGGAATCATACATCAGGCATCAGAAATCGGAATACCAATTTCGGTTAACAGACTGTGTGGAGCATTAACAGTTTATTTTGGTGACGGAAAGATTTCTAACTACGAACAGGCTGAGGAAAGTGACGGTGAGGCTTTCGCAGAATTTTTCCGCCTGATGCTCGAGCAGGGCATTAACCTCGCGCCGTCCAAATTTGAAGCATGGTTTTTAACGACAGAACACACGGAGACAGACATTGACCAAACAATTAAAGCTGCAGGTGAAGCTTTCCGCATTATGGCAGGCAAGTAA